The genomic segment TGAAATGCAGGTACCAATGAGTATAACTGGTTGCCCCACAAAGCACTAGTAATCAAAATGGCAACTCAAATTGACACACATACCTGCTAAAATAGAGTTAGGGTTACAAAATACATTTGGGACTTTGGAACTATTTGGAACTATCACATTACAAAAATCTCTTTGTGATACACAAAGAGGTACAGTATTACCTCTTTAGAAACTCCCATTTGACATTATAATATATTACAGATGCATAAAAATATCAATTCTAATGAACACTAAATTCATCCTTTCAAGATcagttgtatttttttagttttttttttttttaatttaagatTGTCCAtgttttccttgttttttttttttcctttgcaaTATCTGCCTCTTATGCAAGATCTCTTAAAATCTGTAACTAAAGAATAAGAGGCCTTACCAATTGATTATCTCCCAGAACAAAATGAACATCGCTTCCACCACCCGGGTCTTCCCATTTCTGCAGAGAAATTGTTATCAGTTATGCTATTGTTTCAAAGTGTTATCAGTAATGCTATTGCTTCAAAGTGTTATCAGTTATGCTATTGCTTCAAATTTCTATAAGAGTCCAATGGATATGTATGTATGAAAGCCCAGCAAGAGACACCACAAAGATTTATTTATGGAAGGGGGGGTTACCTTGAGTTCTCGTTCGTGCACCACTTGCCCATTCACCTTGTTGCTTATTGCCTGGTCAGTAAATGTGTCTGGAAAATTTGTTTGGACAGAAATGAGAGTTTGAATAAAACTACCAAGCAAAGACAAAAATCAAGAAGATGTCGCAATGTATGGAAGAAGACATTGAAAAAGCTTACAGCAACAAACAGCAGCTGCTATAGATTAGTGCATTAATCCTGACTTCAATAGTTCAATATTATTTACTGATATTTGTCTCTTCTTTTTACTTTGCATTAAGGCACTTGAATTTGCAAAGATGGCAACTTTTTATGCTCTATTTTCTTAATAAAgtctttgttttggtttttagATTGCActtgttttggttttttgaactACACTTAATGAGTAGCTCTCTAACCAAGCATCTGACTGACTGTTACTGGCCTACCTTTTTTCATAACTTGGTCACGGTCAATGTTAAGGGCATCAATTGATATGATGTTCCGAGCCGCAATTACAAAGGTGTCCATGGTGGCACTTTTGGATGGGACTTGGATATACTCCTAAATTaaacaaaatcagcaataatATATGAAAACCTGGTAGCTCGCAAGGTGTTTTATGCTggtataaagaaaaaaacaaaaacacaaaattaaCAAAGAAACCATTGTTTAACTTAACAAAAGAAgtcttaacccattgacccctgaaccggcctgtactgGCCGTCAGAAAAACCTACTTAttcccctgaaccggcctgtacagGCCGTCTTTCGGGCATGCACATGGTGATTTGGTGGAAGAAAGTTGAAACACATCAGACAGAGCATATTTCCATGTGATGATTATTAATTTCTGCTGTCAATATCCTCTTTGCTGTTGCCCTTGCTAAAACTCCCTAGCACTTTGAAGCTCACCTCAGGACTACCATGCTGAAtcttttttgttaccaaatGAGCAACATCCAAGACTACCTCAACCTAAAAGCAACATGAGATTGCAATCAAATACATTGTTATAAAGAAATACATAGAGTTCAGTTTGTTGGGGTAGCTGCTAAAGCAAACAGAGTATCAATTTTTGTTTAAGAAGATCATGAAATAACTGGGGAGAGGATAAAAAGGGAGGAGAAGAAAGTCACTGATTTTACAATTTTGGGTTTACAGAAATACTACCAAGCTCTTatcaattgattgattgattaaaaaactaaaaaaactaAGACATTTGTTTTTGTAGCTACTGCACATGTGCAAGTAGCTACTATGTCATTACGTCAAAAAAAAGTAAGGAAAAAAGTAAGAGTGACCGCTTGGCTGCAGGGTTGGCTGGGAAAATTAGACTTCGGATATACTTTGGGTTATGGTCGTTACGAAGCGCCAGCTTCGAATCCcttaaaaagaagaaaatgtgtaaataaaaaaaaattaggggTTTGATAAACAATCCTTACATATTTGCTTCTGTGGCAGCTTGGTTTAATAAACTCGAACATGGCTGTATTCCATTCACAGTACGGGTTATGATCGTTAAGCTTTACGTCAAGTTATTGATTTATAAAGCGTTTGCAATACATGCAGAAATACACAAACTTATGTAAACACACTCTCATCTCCAAGACTTATTTGAGTTTTTTCGTCTGTAtccgattttttttaacatgaaCTCAAGTTGCAACAGTTGCATAGATTTACTAAGGTTCTCTGTAGGTTCAAActtatttataattttatacAAAAACATGCCTACGCAAATTTATTGAATGATGATTTTGCacttttttagatttttatccAAAATACATATTGTACAACAGTAATATGTGATCAATTGTAGTGTGTATTTTATCTTTGTGACAGAAAAAAGTAACAGAAAATTGACACGCTGGACAGGACTTTTGAACAGTTCAATacaaaaagtaataaaattaCTTATAGTGTCTTTATTTTCCATCTTGAGCTTTGTGGCAAAGTGGCTAAAAACACTTGATCTGGTGCTAGTAGGTGGCAAAAGAGCACAAGTTTAAATCCCTCCAACTAtatcttctcttttttttcttaatctttttaaaattcttatCAGTCTTATATTGTTTATTAACACTTTTTATGTATGATAATACTTAAAAATATTCTAGAAATATATGGTAACATTATTACAGTTGTAAATACTTTTTGCAGTAGCTACATGAACGTTTTAAGGgcctatttttgttgtttgctGATCAGCATATCTCTATTGGCTCGTCCCAGTTCTTTAATTACATAATAGCCTTGCTATTTGTCACATACCTTGGGAGAGACAGTTCGCAAGATTCCATCATACACTGACCCATTGACAGCAGTTAGCTGGACATGGCAGCCCTTCAAATACACCAatcacattaaaaaaatacccagGAATTATATACTACAATCATATAATAGTTACAAAGGGGGTATGCTAAGCTTTGGCTACATCATCAAAAAGATGTGGATAAGGCTATCAGCTACTTGCGAAAAAATCTTTCTAGGTTATAAATACTTGACAACATGCATGAATTCGTCATATCCAAGGGTCAAACCTGACCACAATCAAGGTACAGTGGCCTCAATCTCGACATCTACTGATTCGATCCTATagtacaggggggggggggtcatgtGCTAAGTTTAAAACTTGTCTTATAAGCGTATTTAATCTATGTTAGTGTGGTCATTTCAGGGTTGAAACATCAAGTAAAACAAGCCAGGATTGTATCTTTTTGCATTCAAGAAATCTTGGAGTTCTCAGAATACTCTAATTTGCAGTCACAGGGCACCTGTGAGAAATCagttatttttgctttatttgaaGTACTACCTGATGCTGTGTTATGTAGCAACTATAATCTTTCAATGTACAAAAGTACTGCTTTTCTATTTTAATTTGATCACTGAATGTCAAAGCATCAGATTATAACATTAATTGTCATTCAAGTGTAACTGCCTAtattgagaattttttttacattttaaattCCCCTCtagtaagaaaaaataaacattcacATCAAAATAAAGAACACAACTCAGTTTGCACATTGTCAGTTATATACTGAAACTGCACTCACAAGACAGTCAATAAGTCGATATGGTAGTGTTATATAACGACACACTATCAAATACACATACAACACGAACATTAATATTAGATTCAAGATATACGTTAATATAAGATTCaagatatacaaaaaaaacttactaTAAGTGACGTTACAGCATGAACGAAACAAGGGTTGTCGTACGAACTGGGGAAATCATGATCCTCATTCTAAAAGAAAATAGCAATAAATTAATAGGAAGTTTTCTTCATTCCTTCACACAAGAAATGCAAAAATGAAGATAGTCTTATTTATTCAAGCTACTTTTTAAGATTCTTCTCTTGTTTTACACTGTTAGCACAAAGGATTACAGCAAAATAGGAAAATCATTTTTATCTTCCAAGATGTTTATGTAGAGTAATCGAAATGCCGTAATTAAgggtaaagaaagaaaaaaaaattctcttACCATCGGCTGATTAAATGTCTGGTGATTTGGAGATCCTGTATTTCTTCGACCCCTAATAAAAAGAATCAATGGCATTAAAGCGGGAAGACAAGCGTTAAGTTTAGGGGTTAACTACCCATTACAAAGTAGAGCGAAATTCATCGAAATACATTCACGCCATGTGAGTAACAACTTGTGACGCGCTCGATGCTTCGACGAGATTTAATAGTGCGTCAATTTTCGGTGTGATTTTCTCACAAAGCAAACACACCATCGCTTAAACTACGACTAGTGAACTAAATAGGTCATGTATTCCTGGTTGAGGTCATGTAAGTTTGCATGAATTTTATGCAATGAGACCTAGTGTGAATCGTGAAATTCAACGAACACAAAAACACATGACACGCGGAACGACTTCCGACTTGACTAACAATTTCCACATCCATGGGTATAAACAATCACTTCCCTAACACAAGGACCGGCTAATTTTGCTCTTCTCGCGTTGTAGAGTAGTTATCGTTTAAGAACCATAGAGTTTACTACGGTTTGCCAGCATTTTCACATGTGTAATCTGAACGTTATAACCACAAGACAAACGCTAAAGGAAATCACCGGCCTGCCAAAGGACCGAGATCGATTCTGTTAACAATGGCTGTAAATAACGACAGAACTCAATGTAACTGGGTTAGATTGCCACTGAGGATGTGCAGATTGTTAAAAGCGTGTAGCATTTTCGATTGCTTACCGGTTTGGTCCTCCGCGGCTCTTGCCGCGTTTGCCAGACTGATTCATGCTCGAGAAAACTTCGGCTCAGAGCGAGTTGACATTCCATGCACTGGTCATAAAGGCCGCAACATCATCACCAGATACGGCGGATTTAGCACCCCAATCCGTGCTGTGGTCAAAGGAAACGAAGCCTACTTCCTTTAGACGAACATTTAAAGAGTAAGGGGTTTCTATTCGGACATTTAGGCGGCGACAGGCTCTACTTCCTTTCACTTCCTAAATCTGCGTAGCAAGATCCCGCGCTACCACAGACCAACACTGATGAAGGGAGAATCTATttcctcatcatcattaagACCACCTACGATGTGTATGGCTTTCATGAAAAATACTTCCAAGCGAGAGTATTCAAATGAGATCTTCAGTTTTGTTGTGTGCAAAGCTCCGCTACCAAAAAATCATATTCCTTTGTGAATTGGTTAGTCGCTGGAAAGATTGATAAATATTTCACGAGTTTCCATTACAAAAGTTAAGTCAGTCTGACGTAGGCAAAAATAGACTATAGGATTAAAGTTTCAAGATTAAGTAAAATTGCTTTAAAATAGCataatggtatttttttttcttcattataAGACATGAGCGTCaagtcttaaaaataaaagtttgaCACTTGAACATGTTAGAAGCTCAATTCTCCTTACTTTACCCAGTCTCCGATCCGCTCGGGTAGACAATCCCATAATGCTCTGAATTGACCCTCATGTTCCCGCGGGACGGGTGCATGGATGTACGGGACTCCCCTGGGCTCCCCAGTCTGACTCACCAGTCTAGTAGGAACCAAGCAAGGTATCAAACACGACGCTGGCATCGCCTTTATTGTCTATTGTTGAAATGAAACCTTTTTCCTGTATGTAAAGTGAAGGGTAAATTTATGGAATTTCGTAAGGGGAGTGAGCGAATAAATtgcacatatttttttattttgacttACGTCATCCGTAATTTTTTCGCGAGCTATACACAAAACGctatctcttttcattccattTCTATTAACGCGCgttaacaaaacaaacacatatGACGCGTTTATTTTCGTAACAGTGTCAATCGCGCAATAAATAGGAATACATTCTGCCGTGCTCCCATGGATGAATCTGAAGACAAACTCTGCAATAAAATTTTGCGCCCGCAATCTAACCGCTTGTTGTGTAAACATTCTCGTCATGCGTATCTCTATGCACACCTACACAGTCAGACATGACGGATTCCGCCTCGAAAACGGCAAACTTTACCGAAGTATGGGACACCGATTGGTATCTGAAATTCGCTTTTACAAACCCTGACACTCCATTTAACAGATACATGTTAAGGCATTTCCACGAAGTGTACAAGAACATTATCCCCAACGACCGGCAAGATAAGAGATGTCTCGATTACGGCGGCGGCCCAACAATCTACAGCCTTATCAGCGCCAGTCCCAGAGCCAAGGAGCTTGTTTCCGCAGATTATACACCATCAAACCAAGAGGCCGTGAAATTATGGAAAGAAAAAGATCCCAAGGGATTTGATTGGCGGCCATTCATCGAATACGTTGTTAAGAATCTTGAGGGAAAGTGCGACGGCCAGGAAGTCACGCAACGCGAGGAAGATATCCGAAGTAAAGTCACGCTTGTACCATGTGACCTAAAAGCTGATGACATCCTAGCGTTACCGCCAGATATGACATTACATGGGCCACCGTATGACGTCATAGGGTCCTGTTTCACTGTTGAAATTGTTGTAGAGAATGAGTCAGAGTATATTATAGCAGTGCAGAAGCTCTCCAACATGCTGAAACCAGGAGGTCATCTCATTTTAAGTGGATGGAGTGAACGCATGTCTTGCGAGGCAGTGAAGGATGCTGTTGGTGGCTTGCCAGGCATGGAGGATGTAGACAAGGTTGAATTCGGTCTTGGTCAAGTGTCGGTAGATTTTGTAAAGGAGTGCATGGGAAAAGCAGGCTTGGAAGTGGTTTATGCCCAAGGGTCAGAGGCGGAAGATGCTGATGAGGGCGGGCCTGAGAGATACCATTTTGTTGTAGGGAGAGCTCCAAAATAGTGCTCATGCACGGGGCATAACAATTTGCTGAGGGGGTGGAACATTCATGTGGGAACTGTATaatacttaaagccgcattgtcaccagtttacttccggaggtacgacggaaacctcagccgttaaaagccaaaaaaatctattcaaatccgaaatatttaacaggccatccgctcgaAATaagcagtcacatcctcaaagaaacttccaatagacacaatgCTTTCTATGTTTTGAAATATCTTTTGCGTttcccgttaaaaatcatcggagattgtaacgtaatagactggaagtaaactggtgacaatgctcCTTGAAGGGGACAGTCAAGGAGTACACACAGTCCTTACACACCCTGTATTTGTTACTCTATGGCTACTCATTTCCCAAAGGATTGCAGTAGAATAATCTAGATTTGATATTTTAAACCTTAAATTAGAGTAGTGTGGCTGATATTTAGAATGTTAGCTGTTCAAGTGTGCTTTACAAAGGTTTTTGAAAGCCACTCTAACAATACTTAGAATTGAAAAATCAGGCAACACTATCTAACAGTCACTGTGAATTAACATTTCCTTAGGCCAAGATATGTAACTTCTTCTATATATTACAATTTTATCACAGCAATGTGATTGTGTCTCCCCATCTATTTTCAAAGACAAATttatacctccccccccccacaatttCTGAAAAATGTATACATGTATGATGTACTTCTGCTT from the Nematostella vectensis chromosome 4, jaNemVect1.1, whole genome shotgun sequence genome contains:
- the LOC5510939 gene encoding nicotinamide N-methyltransferase, with the protein product MTDSASKTANFTEVWDTDWYLKFAFTNPDTPFNRYMLRHFHEVYKNIIPNDRQDKRCLDYGGGPTIYSLISASPRAKELVSADYTPSNQEAVKLWKEKDPKGFDWRPFIEYVVKNLEGKCDGQEVTQREEDIRSKVTLVPCDLKADDILALPPDMTLHGPPYDVIGSCFTVEIVVENESEYIIAVQKLSNMLKPGGHLILSGWSERMSCEAVKDAVGGLPGMEDVDKVEFGLGQVSVDFVKECMGKAGLEVVYAQGSEAEDADEGGPERYHFVVGRAPK